The Mus caroli chromosome 1, CAROLI_EIJ_v1.1, whole genome shotgun sequence genome has a window encoding:
- the Gpr52 gene encoding G-protein coupled receptor 52: MNESRWTEWRILNMSSSIVNVSEHHSCPLGFGHYSVEDVCIFETVVIVLLTFLIISGNLTVIFVFHCAPLLHHYTTSYFIQTMAYADLLVGVTCLVPTLSLLHYSTGVHESLTCQVFGYIISVLKSVSMACLACISVDRYLAITKPLSYNQLVTPCRLRICIIMIWIYSCLIFLPSFFGWGKPGYHGDIFEWCATSWLTSAYFTCFIVCLLYAPAALVVCFTYFHIFKICRQHTKEINDRRARFPSHEVEASREAGHSPDRRYAMVLFRITSVFYMLWLPYIIYFLLESSRVLDNPTLSFLTTWLAISNSFCNCVIYSLSNSVFRLGLRRLSETMCTSCVCAKDQEAQDPKPRRRANSCSI; the protein is encoded by the coding sequence ATGAATGAATCCAGGTGGACTGAATGGAGGATCCTGAACATGAGCAGTAGCATTGTGAATGTGTCCGAGCACCACTCCTGCCCTCTTGGATTTGGTCACTACAGTGTGGAGGATGTCTGCATCTTTGAGACAGTTGTCATTGTCTTGCTGACATTTCTGATCATCTCTGGGAATTTAACAGTCATCTTTGTCTTTCACTGTGCTCCGCTGTTACACCATTATACTACCAGCTACTTTATACAGACCATGGCATATGCTGACCTCCTCGTTGGAGTTACCTGCTTGGTTCCTACTCTGTCCCTTCTTCATTACTCTACAGGTGTCCATGAGTCATTGACTTGCCAGGTGTTTGGATATATTATTTCAGTTCTAAAAAGCGTGTCTATGGCATGTCTTGCTTGCATCAGTGTGGATCGATATCTTGCAATAACCAAGCCTCTATCCTACAATCAACTGGTCACTCCTTGTCGCCTGAGAATTTGCATTATTATGATTTGGATTTACTCCTGCCTAATTTTCTTGCCTTCCTTTTTTGGCTGGGGCAAACCTGGTTACCATGGTGACATTTTTGAATGGTGTGCCACATCTTGGCTTACCAGTGCCTATTTTACttgctttattgtttgtttactttatgCTCCTGCTGCCTTGGTTGTCTGCTTCACTTACTTTCACATTTTCAAAATTTGCCGGCAGCACACCAAAGAGATAAATGACCGGAGGGCCAGATTCCCTAGCCACGAGGTAGAGGCCTCTAGGGAAGCAGGACACAGCCCTGACCGTCGCTACGCCATGGTTTTATTTAGGATAACTAGCGTGTTTTACATGCTGTGGCTTCCGTATATTATTTACTTTCTTCTAGAAAGTTCTCGTGTCTTGGACAACCCCACACTGTCCTTCTTAACCACCTGGCTTGCAATAAGCAATAGTTTTTGTAACTGTGTAATATACAGTCTCTCCAACAGTGTTTTCCGCCTTGGCCTCCGAAGGCTTTCTGAAACAATGTGCACATCTTGTGTGTGTGCGAAGGATCAGGAAGCACAAGATCCCAAACCTAGGAGACGGGCAAATTCCTGCTCCATTTGA